The genomic stretch tgcattgtacattgtatatgaatTAGGAACACATAAATTGTAGACAGTAATTTAGATACATTGTTATTCCACCTTTATTAATATCAGCCATTGAAGGCTTCCTGacacagcatacatgtactgtacatatgTCTTACTGACTAAAATGCCCCTAGAGGAGAAAATTAGCTGTGATTCAAAATTTGGATGCTTACAATGTCTTGAGTCaaagaatattttgatgtaatttatgtCTGTATGTTACTGCTACATGTAGTGTATAAATTACCTCTCCTTTACTAGGTGCTAGAATTAGAAGAAGAGAAGGGTGAATGGGGCTTCAAGGCTTTAAAACAAATGATCAAGATAAACTTTAAACTGGTAAGTTTTCCAGAGTTTACAAAGACTTTATCTTTCTATTTACGATTTTATTGAAGTACACATTCCAGGGGACGGTCTGACAATTATACTATCCATATATACTTTCTTAATTTATTTCCTTTCTTCAATAATGTtggctacatgtatgtgcatgaatCTATGATTTCTTTGCAAATGAAGTCAAAATGATTCTTGAATGATATAATTTAATACAAGGATAAAGAACGTACAGATGAGAGTTAGGaaagattttcaaatttgatacaaaaaatacattcttCAGGAAACTGTATAGTTCAGCACCTTCATTATGTGAAATAAAAACAGATAAGGCACACCAGTAAATTCTTGATTCTGTTGTTCCaagtttgtttacttttaccCTTGTCTGGCTTCATTTTGTCATCATTAGTGTTTGAAATTTTCTGATTTGTAGGGTAATTATGAAGAAATGATGAAAAGGTATAAGCTACTCCTTACATACATAAAGGTAGGTAAACTTCACTTGATGGATTAGTAAAAACAGCACGACAgcatttattcatttgcctactTGCCTCATCTCAAGTTTTGAAAGGTTAAAGGTCGTTCTTCACAGTGTGCCACAACAGTCACCACAGTGTATAATACATTACAAGACTGGCAATGACTTGAGCATCACAGAAACCTTTCATCCCCATAACACTAGACAATTACAGATTTGTTTTTATGTCATATTTTAGCGTTACTGAACTGAGGTACAATAGTGCTatataggcatggtgaagtgtgtgtgtgtgtgtgtgtgtgtgtgtgtgtgcatgtgcatgtgtgcgtatGTGGATGTATGTGAATGACATAAAGTCAACACTGCCTGGGCtgattgttttgatatctgGTGGGGATGTTCCTCAGGGTGTCTACTTTGAAAGTTGTTCAAATTAAACGGTCATACCATAGACATAttatttgggtcaaaaatgtgatttctgGTATAAAAAATACCTCATGTAAATTTTCAGAGAACACCTGCATTATGCATTTGTTTGTATGGAAATCAATGCATGATTGGGTACAGAGTCGATaacaccatatacatgtaattctttATTGACAGAGTGCCGTCACAAGAAACTATTCTGAGAAGTCTATAAATTCCATATTGGATTATATCTCAACCTCCAAACAGATGGCATTGTTACAGGATTTCTATGAGACAACGCTAGGTGCGCTAAGAGACGCTAAGAATGATAGACTAtggtttaaaacaaatacaaaggtATGTAATAAGTTAAGACTAATCACGATTGTCTCAAGACTTGCTGCTTGTGATATAGATAGCAAAAATACAGGAAAAGTTACAGCACACCACACATGAATATTTTCTGGATTTTTTCCTAGAGACACTTTTTGTTAAGGGCTCTAAGCAGATAACTATACCTGATGGCCAAGCtttctaaaaaaatgtttatatcaTCATAGACCCCTCACCTCCTACCCCCTCCAACCCTCACTGATACAGAGATAGTAATATCGCTGTTACAGACATCAAAATAGCTCCCAAACCAATCACATAATGAAGTCCAGTCATTTCTGTCATTGCAAGTATATAGATGAAGATGGAAGGGGAATTTCAGAAATAAGTTTTGTTATCCACGTGTTTAATctataatcatgataatattgtacataacttGAACTTTCTTATTTCTCTTCTCAGCTTGGTAAATTGTATTACGATAGAGAAGAATTCCTAAAATTAGCAAAAATCTTGAAACAGTTACATCAATCCTGCCAGGTATGTGAGACAACACAAAAATGTACTCCCTACATCAGTTAGGGGTCTTGATATCGATCGATATGTATCTTTAGCCCTACAACATAATGTCTGACCTCTAAtgtctgacctctgacctccgACCCCTGTAAGGAGTCCTGACAGATTTATGTACACACATCCTTATTCTAACCTTTGATTCTCATCTTCCCAAGTTGTGTGATATTCTCATGGTactgggagagagagagggttaACTTTCCTGAACTACTTCTGCATGTTATCGTGAGTGACTAAAAACGGTCTTACGTAAAGTACAAGCCAGGAGTGCCTGAGTTTGATCGAATACCTACCGTTGATTTGGTGTTTATCCTGATATCAACAGTCTAGCAGTCAGTGTAAACCAATGTAAAGAAGTAATTTTTCAACCAATAATGTGTAACTAAGACGTGTGataaaacttgttttttttttcactctcAGAATGTGGATGGATCTGATGATTTGAAGAAAGGAACCCAGCTACTGGAAATATATGCattagaaatacaaatgtacacagcacaaaaaaataacaagaagCTTAAAGCATTATATGAACAATCATTACAAATTAAATCGGCCATACCACATCCACTTATTATGGGTGTTATTAGAGGTAAGTGTCCACAATACTCTATTCTAAGGTTTTCAAGATTGCAATGCTAGGGTTGTGTGTAAGGGTAGTCTCGTCTTGATTATCAGGAAGGTATTTCAGGCAAGAACCTcataaatatatgttatatatgtgatgtatgatatatgtattgccattatgtatgaaatatgtgaGGAAATAGTTATTACAACTCACAACAAACAACTGTAGAATGTTCATTGCAGCAAAAAGCTTGCCAAAAGTTCaatgtgtttttgctaagggtggtaagtttgtaaaatctactggggttcccatgtcattgtACCTTGGTTTCCCAAACATAATTGCCATAGACTCTATGGAAAACCACTgacatttttacccctttccctCTTTCTGTGACTGAGGTTCCCCAacctttagcaaaaacactggttcTGTTGACAAGCATGGGGAGCATGTTCAAATAATCTAAAATTTCCATTCACAAAATCAGCCTCTCTAACATACAAACGTTCAAAGGGACATGAAAGTATCGAATTCTGTGTTGCCAAAATAGTATGTAGTGCCTTTCAGTATTGAAATACTTCTGCCAATTTTATGTTGTCTGTGAGATGGACAACATGTCATTTAATTGAATGCTGTAGGCTAATTCATTTGACTCACTGAAACCTTTTATTATTGCAATATAATCTCGGCCTCAATGCATGTTATTGACAGTAGCTGTTTTTGTATTTCAGAATGTGGTGGTAAGATGCACCTGAGAGAAGGAGAGTTTGAGAAAGCACACACAGACTTCTTTGAAGCGTTCAAGAACTACGATGAGTCTGGCAGTCCACGCAGAACAACATGTCTGAAATACCTAGTGTTAGCCAATATGCTAATGAAATCAGGAATCAATCCATTTGATTCACAAGAAGTGAGTACCATAGATAAAGATTTGTAACTGTCTGTCAAGTCAGGACAAAACGTCTTAGGACATGATAAGTGAAAAATATGCTCTGAAAGGTTGTATCACAATGAATTCTGTAGTATCAAAAAAGGGTTTCGTTTAACAATATTAGTAAACATTCCAAGCCAAAGGAAGTGAAGGTGCCCGAAGATAAAAAGGAAAGTGATATAACATTACAGTATACCTTTTCCATTATGTATACAAATGACAAGTCAACACACCTAACACCAATCTGGTATCACATACAAAAAAGTTAATAGaaattattagtagtagtaacAGAAGTCTTGAAATTCACTTTACCGAAACTGAAATGAGCCTTGTGTGACCATGATTAGATATGCACACTAGATATACATAATACCATAACTTTACTGAAACTATGTAACCTCACTATTAAACATATACTGTACATCTAAATCCCCTTGGCATGTCGTAGGTATTACACCAGTGGTCAACAGTTTTGAAAATTGAACGGCTTCTTTGTTCTCTTCCTTTGACAGGCCAAACCCTACAAGAATGACCCCGAGATCCTAGCTATGACAAATTTAGTGAGTTCTTACCAAAATAACGACATTAACGAGTTTGAGAAGATACTGAAGACAAATAGACAAAACATTATGGATGATCCTTTCATTAGAGAACACATTGAAGGTAAGTTCTGACATACGACTCTGGTAATGGAGTCATCACGTTACCgaggtagacacaaactaaaacaacatgttgataagctattgaatggatattggtttaattatagtctcagtagggtggcTCTCAGAAAgctagttccataaacttgcagtgtactgttttgggacttccaatatctacactatgttgatcacaagGTGATTAAAATCGCACCCATTTGTGTAATCAATCTATgatattgaagaacaatagaatgatttagtttgtgtctatcttaataaaccaaaggctggattaccagtgtcatatCTGTCTGTCGAACACTTTGGTTTAGAAGAAGACGTGTCTGGGCAAGACTGAAGAACACTTAGTTGTCTACACTTGTCTGTTTTTGAACTCAAACAAGACTACAAGTAACATTAGGGTGAGGGATGTTAACCCACCATGGCAAGAGAGGTCACTGGACCTGATATATATGTTGTGTACCCAAACTAGTATTGCAACCACAATTTTGATAGCTTTTGCATCTTATCGctaacatttatatattttatttatttatgtatttatgaatTGTATTAAAGGCATATCCATGATcgcatatttttgtatttttctttcatttatgaAGATGAGCGAATATTTACCTTCAACATGTTTTTCAGGTGTACGGTATATTGCAAGACAATTATACAAAcaatgtgtttgtatatatttcgaTACTGAAACAAACATTTATATGTTTGATTACAGATTTACTCCGTAATATCAGGACACAGGTATTAATCAAGCTTATTAAACCATACACTAGGATCCATATACCTTTCATTTCTAGAGTAAGTATActacattttgttatttcacGCAATTTACAATAATCACCCCAGTAgaagggtatacttttcatttCTAGAGTAAGTATActacattttgttatttcacCAATTTACATTTATCACCCCAATAGAAGGGTATACCTTTCATTTCTAGAGTAAGTAtactacattttgtcatttcacCAATTTACAATAATCACCCCAATAGAAGGGTATACCTTTCATTTCTAGAGTAAGTGtactacattttgtcatttcacGCAATTTACAATAATCGCCCCAGTGGAAGGGTTCATTAGGCACCACTTTAGGCACCACAAGAACCCTTTCAATCGGTAACGacagtagatatatatatatatatatatatatatttttatatatatatatatatatatatacttatatctCAGTGTGACATACTTGCCCTCACTAGAAAACTGTTTCCTTTGAAGGCTAATTAGCTGtaattttttaatgattttctcTTGTTTGAAACTACACCAAATCTTAAGTGAACATGGTTTGATTCACTTCACCCTGTCAGTTGTTGTTGATTTCTTTTTGATAGTTGGCACTGCTCTGTGTAGCGACATGGCCTGCTGTCTCTCTGTGCTCatttaaattttatatataGTATTATCTTATTGTAGTTATCCATTGCTTTTGCTGTGAAATGTGAATACATTCAACTTATTCTATAATTCTAGTAAAGTGTGGTATTTTGTGAATAAAGGTTTAGGGTCTGTGGGTTAACAGCACCCTGCTACTTTATGTCACACAGTAGGTTATAAGGTATTAGAATGACTGAATCTGTTCATCATGTGTATGTCTTCTTTGTTCGTTGACAGGAACTTAACATAGATGTTAATGAAGTGGAAAGTCTCCTAGTGTCTTGTATTCTAGATAGGTAAGTATGTCGTACTAATCACAGACATTAGTTGAATGTGATATGCTAGTAAGTGAGTTTATAATGGGGAGGATATTCAATTGCAACCTTCAGTCTCTTTTTAAGTAAGCAGAATAGCCCAAGCGGTCTAGCAGttacactaatatatatataaggtaGGCTAGACATCAACCCTGCCGGTGGAGTTTTATTTACCATTTGACTTAAAGTTTGTACATTTGGATCCATACATACTGTAGTATAACTCCTACTGACTCAtgcacaacacacacacacacacacacacacacacacacacacacacacacacacacacacacacacacacacacacacacacacacacacacaaacacacaaacacacacacacacacacatacactcactcacacatacatgcacactcacacatacgtacgtacacacatgcacacacacacgctcacACACATACTCAAGACAAACTGAAATTTGTTGGGGTGAAATCTGCCTCTAGAGGGGGCTATTGCTTAATCCCACCTTGACATCTTGTTTGATTGTATTTCAGTACCATCCAGGGGAGGATTGATCAAGTAAATCAAGTGTTAGAGTTATACCAAGAATCTATGGGTACTGCTAGATACACAGCGCTAGATAGGTGGACGAACCAGCTTAACTCTTTACACCAGTCAGTTGTTAATAAAATTGCATGACATTTGCACAAATTCTATAAAGCTTAGtgtattactactactactactactacttctgcTACTAGCTGGAGCAAGACAACGCCATCCATCAACGTCTGTCTGGGCTCTTCACAACCAGACTCGCGCCAGTACCTTGATTTGTAGTGGACTGCTATGCTAGAAAATCCAGCAACACAAGacatatttaaatgaaaaaggATGGATTGActgattttctaaaaaaaaaagaaaaaaaaaatatttggaagaTGGAACCCATCGTGAGTTTATTCTGTGTCAGAATGTTGACTTCCAGTATAATACACTCTGAACCAATGATTGGATTATTTCATATGTATCTAGTGGCTATGGTGATGTTTCAAAAAACAGAAGAAAAGCGCCATGAAGATGAGGTAAAGAATCCAAGCAAATTTGAACCAGATGTGGTGTCAAGTTGATGTCCTGAGAAATATTGATTAAAGTGCATCAAATTTGAGTTTAGTAAAATGTTTTAGTTGCAGCTTTTGAGTaacccccctccctccctccctccccctatGTGCCTCACACTGTGCCAACCATCTGACATTCCCTGTAACATGAAAATCCATGGCAGTTTCAAGTTTAACTGAGATGCCAATCATTGATTCCAAATGATAGAGTATCACCAAATTAGTGTAATGAAACTGTCAATGATTCAAATGTCTTGCATCTAACAACATTTTGGCTAACAAGAAGCATCTCAGAATGGTGAAATAGTCGATTCTTGCTATTAGTGATGTTTATAAGCAAAAAAAGTAAAACTAAAAGCAAAGTCGAATGATAAAATACAGTGAGGATTCCCCCCAATTTTTCAGTAcagaaatttgttttgtattcggacaatagttactaatatccaAGGAAATGATATGCTTTGTAACGATAGTTAagtttaaatattcaatattatcTCCAGTACCTGCCCAAGTTATTTCTAaatttatacacatgtacaaagtgTACCGTGTCtaaccaaaaaacaaaacaagtaatTTCATTACATCACCAATCTGTGATgtgatattattatcatttgcCGTACTACAAAGTTTTGTTTTGGAAAAAGTTGTGTTTTTATAACATGATGTCATGTTACATTCAATGATGTGGTTAggtgtaacctttgaccttgtcatttgcataatagtaAATGAAAAATGAATGCGCCCCGGTCCCTCGTTTCAAAAAATGGCCAATATACTATAAAGCCGAACTAcatagaaatattgaaaatttctCTAAACGTATGATTTCTCAAAACCAAGAATACAAATTAGCAGAAAAACAAATGTGATAGTATTGTGTGTTTTGGGATGTTCTCCATAAAATGATTTGGTGATAATTACAAGCATAGAATAAGACACTGGGATATACTTTGATATTGCGTTTGTATCTACTGCAAAGTGTCTTGCCTATTTTTTTAGCAgtgtttgcaaaaaaaaaaaaaaaagcccGAGATGGCAAAGGTCAGTTGTCATTTCTACCTTTATAGAAATTAACTTTCGATACAAAAGCTATGGAAAAGTTAACTTTTTTGGACTTTGAGGAACAAACTGAGTTTGTATTGAAATTAATACTACAGGTCTCATAAAATAGgaaattatttcttttaaaaatccTTCTTGACATGCTAAATAAACTATGTGAATGTTATCGACAGTGTTGTGAGAAAGGTGACATTAGAAGGGGGGATGCTGAGTTTGTCTGGCCATGCCAAATGTTGTTTTGGATCATATTATTATCAAAGTGGGATTGTTCTTTGAAACAAGACTATGGTAAGGAAAAACAGTTGATGCGCAGTTGGAGAATTTGCACTGTATGTTTTGGGTTATTCTGTTATACAAGTCACTGTGCTAAGAGGTACAAAAGACAGAAAAAGTGATTTTGAGTTTAGGTGAAATGTATTAGCTGTTGCTATGTTAGGCTACAAGATAAACTGTGTTGGGGCGCCCTCTCTCATCAGCCTTCCTCCTTGCAGTGAAGAGAGGACTGATGAGGGCAgtacaacacaacgtatcttacagtcttggGCCACATATGCacaccaacatgtacatgtagatgtggtGAATTGATagtcataaaagtatcactactTGCTGAGGGTTTGTTAGCTCACTGCTGTGATTTCCAATCAGTGTTAACTAGGTAGATATCGTACATTGTTTTGAATCAAAGATGcggcattttattttttatttatgttttatttcgtCATTTTGATATTGCTGTTTAGTTGTAGGTAGGTATCAAATAAATATGTGTTGTAAAACATGAATTGAATCAAAACCAAGCCACGACATCAttctcaaaacaaaaaaaaagtacattttaatatttacaaccGAGTGACTCCTTTAGTGCTAGAATTTCATCCCTAGGTTTGAGCCCCTCACAATCACCTCCTCCACACCATCATTACTTCAACACACAGTTGATGTCCTGTTGCCCCCACCTCAACCCCCCTCGATAATTTCACGACTGTCTCTCTGGATGCcttaatcccccccccccccccctcgcaaTACAGTATGCATATATAGATGACTAGTGGCCCATAAtcagtattttatatttagtaTCTGCTCAGAGGTGCAGTATTTCGTTTTCTCCTATTCCACTATTGTACAAAGAATGATGCACTTGAGCAGGGTGTAGCTGGCAGTAATGAAAAACTCTGTACCTTTTCAGTTCTGTTACAACAGTTTTGTTGTTATACTGTAGCTTTGTCAGCTGTACTTTCAAATAAAACTGTAgttatttgtacaaataatGTCATGGTTTGTCTTCCTTTGTCGTATCTTTGCATGCCAATAAAGTTTGTTAtaggaaagacaaaagattatattgtttggccactaggagtgctattcaggAGCAGAAGGAAGGGCTGATTCTATAGTCTCCGAGTACGAGAAAATATTTCCCCTGTGGATGAATGTCCTTGCTGTATGTACAGTAGGTTAAGTTTTGGGTACAAAGTAACAATGGTTGGAAAGGCAGTGTGTATCTGCTATTAAAGGTTGTGCAATTAATAGACTGGGACTGAGTCAAGTAAAGTTTCAAATCTTGTACATCAAGTTTGATGGGGTTCATGGGACATGGAACTTGAGTGTATTTGACctactgtacattttatactaCCCTTGGAAAGAATACTAGTAGTGGTCCGAGTCAATGGCTGTGAACCCATGTCATATCAATTCACACACATATCAATGTATTTGCActgcgagagagagagagagagagagagagagagagagatatatatatatatatatatatatatatatatatatatatatatatatatatatatatatatatatatatatatatatatatatatatatatatatatatatatatatatatatatatatatatatatatatatatatatatatgggggggggggatgtgaGATACATCCATCCAAACCATCCATTCTTCCACTCACACATGCACACCAAAACACCAATGACAGAAAGAGACAGTAGGCATGTTGTGGTATGACTGAGTTGGCATTTATTTACAATGTGAGTAAAACTGCTCACCTGGATTACATTGAATACTATTGTCATTATCGACATGAATTCAGGTATTATTCTATTAAATCTAACATTTCTACATTCATTCTAATGTACAGAAAGAAGCTGATGtgaaaaattattgaaattattacagAATATTTCCCCAAACAGTATCAGCAGTGAGTATTCAGATACTATGGAATAAAACCATGCTTTCTCAAacatataagttataacatttATATAACTATATTCTCAATGATGTTTATATCAAACTAAGGAAATAAATCCTCATGTTGCACTACAAtataatactactactactacatgtagtctgtGAGAGCCACTCTGCCTCACGCGTTGGCATATCCCTCTTTATGACGTTGAGGGCAGACTGACACAACATAATCGTCgtctatatacattgtaattagaCCCTGTGTATTTACAAATGCACATTGAGCAATTCTTCTGCAGTGCTAAACAAACACAAGTTTCTGTTCATGGCTTTGCAGTGAATTTGCAAAGTTACAGTCTGTCAAATTGTAGTACAATTTGGTctaatatattttcatcatttctcAGTGAACTTGGTGTTACAACtatattcattttacaaattaataACAGACTTCATTGTCTAGACCATCCATGTCATGAGACCTCAACAACTAACATTACCACGGCATGAGAAATATCCAAACTTTCGTCATAAGTATGGAGCAGCAGAAACTTCACTCAAAACTAACAAACCTTCAGGTCTAATAAACCCAACATTTGAAAGCAAAAATTCATAATGCGAAAAATTGGAGAGATGTTTTCAagtaacatgtacatacatacatacatacatacatacatacatacatacatacatacatgcatgcatgcatgcatgcatgcatgcatgcatacatacatacatacacacacacacacacacacacacacacatacatacatacatacatacatacatacatacatagaaactAGAAGTAACGCCTCAGTTTTGTTCATTTATAATCTACATATCCTTGACTACTAAGCCAACCAAAACTAATCAGAAATTTCATCTATTTTTTTCACTTGATTTATTCTAGCCCACAGAATGATACactgaaaagaaatgaatatttaatttcagatctgctttcttttttttgttttctgtatagCAGAAAACAGGATGTGAAAGTTGATAACTCATACAATCAAAGCTTAGAGGAAAGTTTTCTCTGGGCTTTATACACAGAGAGAAAAGCATGGTTTTGTTCCAATGATATACTAACTTGTCTGTTAAAAACTCAATGATGATAAAGAAAAAAGACTTGGAAATAAGATTACTTTCATAAACATATAACTTACGACGAGAAAAGATAATATACCCTTCACCTCTGTACTCCAATAAACTAAAGAGATGTAAGAAAATGTCAACATGAATTGAATCAAATAAATGCCAATGCAATTGTAAATACATGGTATATCTATAAATGATTGTACCTCATCATGCTGTCAGATTGTTCGGTCTCATCAACCTAGTCAAGAATCTACTCGTATTGTGGGCAATTATTGGCTCTTGCCTGCACCTGGCATTTTGCCT from Glandiceps talaboti chromosome 12, keGlaTala1.1, whole genome shotgun sequence encodes the following:
- the LOC144443250 gene encoding COP9 signalosome complex subunit 2; translated protein: MSDMDEDFMCDEEEDYGLEYEEDSNSEPDVDLENQYYNSKALKEDDPKAALESFQKVLELEEEKGEWGFKALKQMIKINFKLGNYEEMMKRYKLLLTYIKSAVTRNYSEKSINSILDYISTSKQMALLQDFYETTLGALRDAKNDRLWFKTNTKLGKLYYDREEFLKLAKILKQLHQSCQNVDGSDDLKKGTQLLEIYALEIQMYTAQKNNKKLKALYEQSLQIKSAIPHPLIMGVIRECGGKMHLREGEFEKAHTDFFEAFKNYDESGSPRRTTCLKYLVLANMLMKSGINPFDSQEAKPYKNDPEILAMTNLVSSYQNNDINEFEKILKTNRQNIMDDPFIREHIEDLLRNIRTQVLIKLIKPYTRIHIPFISRELNIDVNEVESLLVSCILDSTIQGRIDQVNQVLELYQESMGTARYTALDRWTNQLNSLHQSVVNKIA